One Candidatus Hydrogenedens sp. genomic window, CTGTGGAAGTCCTACAACATCAGGTACAATTCTATATTCAATAGTCCCTTCTCCTTCGCCTTCAGGGGTTCCCTCAGGAGTTCCTTCAACGATACCTTCTCCTTCAGGGGTTCNNNNNNNNNNNNNNNNNNNNNNNNNNNNNNNNNNNNNNNNNNNNNNNNNNNNNNNNNNNNNNNNNNNNNNNNNNNNNNNNNNNNNNNNNNNNNNNNNNNNGTTCCTTCGACAATACCTTCGCCTTCGGGAGTTCCTTCGGGGGTTCCTTCGACAATACCCTCTCCTTCGGTACACGGACCAGAGGATACGACAATATTTACTGGTGTTCCTCCTGTAACGGGTGTTCCCGCAGATGGAGTTTGACTAATCACAATCCCTGCAGGTACTGAATTATCACACTGTTGTGTTACAGTCCCAACTATTAGGCTCGCATTTGTTATTGCTGTCTCCGCAGAACTTTGTGCCATACCTACAACATCAGGGACAATCGTATTACATGGCCCTGTTGAAATAACCAGATTTACTGGACTACCTGCAGGAACCCGAATACCCGAAGTAGGATTTTGAGTTATAACCCTTCCTGCAGGAACCGTATTACTACATTGCTGGCTTATACTACCCACAGTCAAACCTGATGCGGTAATTTCTGCTGTTGCAGATGCCTGTGTAAGACCTATAACATATGGAACTACATATTCAGTTTGCCACTGGAAATAAGGATAAGTAACCCCTTCAACAATACCCCATATATTATTAAAATCCCAATTATTAAAAGTGCTTTGTTGTTTCATCTCACTGGTTGTCTTTCCTGTTCCCCCTGCTGAAGAACTTTGTCCTGATGTGTCTTTGTCCCAGTAACTATCTGATACTGTGGCTGTATTATGCCCCAATAATCCACCGTAGTAAGTTCCAGAAGCAGAGACAAGCCCTGTAGAATAACAGTTAGTTACGGTATCACGATTACTACCAACAAGTCCACCTATATAAGATGTTCCGC contains:
- a CDS encoding PASTA domain-containing protein: MFSYYLEKNENSYLLKILFVFTLFIVGIISNGYSAIFISTIEELQLIGSSPAYPLNGEYILTQDIDASDTINWNDRAGFKPIGTFTGKFYGNGHAVFNLYINRPTESNVGLFGHTGAGAEITYLRVVNAEIVGQNKVGIVVGYNQGGSIEDCHSSGTVSGSHYVGGITGDNRDVGYVIHTYSSATVSGDSYLGGIAGANRNLVTRSFFEGTVNGTTSYIGGVVGENRGTINNSYSTGAVSGTSYIGGLVGSNRDTVTNCYSTGLVSASGTYYGGLLGHNTATVSDSYWDKDTSGQSSSAGGTGKTTSEMKQQSTFNNWDFNNIWGIVEGVTYPYFQWQTEYVVPYVIGLTQASATAEITASGLTVGSISQQCSNTVPAGRVITQNPTSGIRVPAGSPVNLVISTGPCNTIVPDVVGMAQSSAETAITNASLIVGTVTQQCDNSVPAGIVISQTPSAGTPVTGGTPVNIVVSSGPCTEGEGIVEGTPEGTPEGEGIVEGT